TTTATTCAAGCCCCCATTGAAAAAGTATTTCAATCCGTGTCTGAACCTTCGGGCTTAGATCAATGGTGGACCCAGGCCTGCCATGGAAAAGCTGATCTTGATGAGGAGTTTGAATTTATCTTTTCGCCTGCATGCATTTGGAAAGGAAAGATCATTGAATATGATCCGCCTTACCGGATTGAATGGTTGATGACAGATGCACAGGAAGATTGGTTGAAAACACAGGTCGGCTTACAATTGAAATCTGCCAAAAACGGAACGGAAATAGAATTTGTGCACAGCCATTGGAAAGAAGCAAATAAACATTTCAGGATTTCTTCTTATTGTTGGGCTATATATCTGAGAGTTCTAAAGCTA
The DNA window shown above is from Saprospiraceae bacterium and carries:
- a CDS encoding SRPBCC domain-containing protein, producing the protein MPDILHAFFIQAPIEKVFQSVSEPSGLDQWWTQACHGKADLDEEFEFIFSPACIWKGKIIEYDPPYRIEWLMTDAQEDWLKTQVGLQLKSAKNGTEIEFVHSHWKEANKHFRISSYCWAIYLRVLKLYLEKGVETPYEERDLV